CAAACCCAGGTTTTGGGGTCTCCTGCGCGCCTGAGCAAAATCGCATTTTGCCGCCCTGCCTTGGCGGGCCGAGGTCAACGCACCGGATTCGTTGCCATTGATCTGGAAACCAACATACGGGGCCGAAGCATTCAGAGCGCCACGCGAAATCGTCAACGCGGACAATCTACGTATGAACTGCAGATTCCACGGGCGGACCCGGCCGTTGAATTCTCCGTCTGTAGCCGACCTCTGTGAGGTCGGAGAGATAACGACGATGCGCGATGACGGGTCGGCTTGATGTTCGACGTCTTGCCGACCGAGGTCACAGACCTCGGCTACAGAAGATCGCGCGAGCACGATGGCAACGAACTCGGAGTCCAATCGTCGCCAGGAACGCATCCTGGCGTTTCCTAGAGCTTCCAGCCTACCCCCTCAAAGCCTGCCACGAACGTCCGATAATGTTTCTTATGTTCGTTTCGGGGGTCGTTTTTGCCGGGAAATGGGCGGTTTTGAGATGCGGCGTCTGTTTCACCGAGGTCACAGACCTCGGCTACAGTGAGACCAGTGAGGCCACTGCCCTACTAGCGTTGACGCGGCGCCGTCGGCGGTTTCACGTCGACCATTTCGAGGTCTTCTTCCGCGTCGTCAGCGGCGTTGTCCCAGGCGTTGCGCACTTGCTCGCCGGAGTCGTCTACGGACTCTTGAACATCGCCGCGGAGCGCATCGAAGCGCTTCGAGAATTCTCCCTTCGTCGAGTCGAATAACTGATCGGCCAGCTTGCCGGCTTCTTGTTCCAACAATCCTCCGCTGGAATCCGGCGGCGGACTTACGCCGTCCAGCTTGGCGACATAGGGCTCGATCGTCTCTTTCACGCCGTCCGGCAGCAGGGGGTCCGCTTGGATCAACACCCGGGAGACGTAATAACCGCTCCGGGAGGAGACGATCGACTCCCGCTGCTTTTCCAGCAGGGTGGCCGCGAACAGGGTGATCGCCACGCAATACAACACGCCCTTGCCGGCTCCGACCAGGGCGCCGATCTGGCGGTCGAACGATTTCAGCTTGAGCTTTTCGATGCCTTCGGTGATGAACCGGAATCCGACCCACACGCCCAGCGACGTGACCACGAACAGGATCAGCATCGCCAACATGTTGTTGAGCGGCGGCTCGCCCGGGAGCAGGGGGGCGAGCAGCCCGCGAAAGGCCATGGCCACGAAGTAACTGGCCACGAACGAAGCAATCGAAGCGACCTGCCAGGCCAGGCCCTTCATATAGCCCCAGGCAGCCGTGCCGAGGAACACAACGAGCATCGCGATGTCATAGGCTTGCATGGCGGGCAAGTATATCGAGACGCGCCGAGGGCACGAAGAGCAATGGAATCTCGAAATCGCGACTTCACGTGCTGGCTAATTCACCTACTCCGCCTACTTTTCCTACTCGCACGAATGACATTGGCGATTTCCCGCCAACTTTCTATTCTGCTCGCCTGGTCTCTGGTTCGTGATGTGATTCGATGGCCGGCTTCAAAACCCATATTACCGTCAGTTCGACGCTCGGCGTGGGCTATGGGCTCGGCGCGTTCTTGCTTTATGGCGTGCCGCCGTCGTCGTGTGTTCTGGCGGGCACGCTCTGCAGCCTCTCCGGCATGTTGCCGGACTTGGATAGCGATTCCGGCACGCCGTTGCGCGAGAGCATCTCGTTCGCCGCGGCGACATTGCCGATGTTGCTCATCGAGCGCTTTCATGATCTGGAGTGGACTCCGGAAACCATGGCCCTCGTCGGCGCCGGCATCTACGCAGTGGTGCGGTTCGGCCTGGCCAAGATCGTCAAAAAGCTCACCGTCCATCGCGGGATGTTTCACAGCATTCCGGCCGCGTTCATCGCCGCGGAGGTTTTCTATCTGATCGCCAGCGCCAACGAGCCGGCGATCCGACTTTACAAAGCCGGCGGCGTATTCGCGGGTTTCATGTCGCACCTGATCCTCGACGAAATCTGGTCGGTGAGCTTTTGGGGAGGCGTGCCCCGGCTGAAAAGCTCCTTCGGCACCGCCGTAAAATTCATCGGCGACGGCTTCCTCCCCAACCTGGCGACCTACGCGCAACTCATCGCGCTGACGTACTTTGTCCTGCAAGACAGCCAGGTGATCGACCAACTGCAGCAACGCAACATCGCGAAGCCAACGCCGAAACGCGAAGCGGCGGAACAATTCGCGGAAGAGGTTTGGCGACGCGTGGTGCGGTGATATCAAAATCAAGGAAGGTGAAACATGCGATACTTCTTGCTACTTGCAGCTCTCGCAACGTGCTGGAACGCTGCGAGCGCGGACGATGTGAAACGGGAAGTCGTCGCAAAGCCAAGGGACTTGAGCAAAGAACTCACGCTGGATGAGATGAAGGCGGCGCAACTCAAGGTGTGCATTCAGCCGTCATATGACGCTTGGGAGAAAGTGAAACGCGGGATGACCGTCGAAGAAGTGCGCGCTTTGCTCGGTGAACCGATTGAAGATGAAATCCCCAAGTCAGCAGAACGCATATTGCTGGAAGCGGATGGGAAGCAATTGACGGGCGCCCAGCTCATCGAAGAAGCTACACGAATTAAATCGGAAGCAAGCGAAGGTGTCACCTATTGCGGGCAATTGCTCTATGGTCACATCGAATTTGATTCTCCTTTGGCGCCACGACCATATCCGTTTTCTGTGATCTACGCTGACGGCAAAGTTCTCGAAAAGTGGTCACCGCTATTTCGAGCCCCATTGTCCCGCTCAGACAAGCCATCGATCCCAGTGCAAACGTCCCCCTCCTATTGCGCTCGACTGGTGGACGGGCAGGATGTGGCTGACCTGCGTTGGGCACCGTCATCGGGGGCCTATCCGATTGAGTACGACGTCGAGGTGCAGCATTACTATGGGGATGAATGCGACGGCATCTTCGAGTTCCTGAACGACGCGGATTTCGAGGGTGAAGAACACTTCGAGAATCTCAGCATCCCTCATGCCGCCGTGTCCGTGGGGAATATTCAACGCTGGCGCGTTCGCGCGAAGAACAAGTATGGCGTGAGTGAATGGTCGCCCTGGCGGCCGTTTTCATCGCATTACGATGCGGAGATTCAGTCCATCGCACTTTGGACACTGCGATTCATCCAGGAGAATTGACTCCCCTCCCCTGCCCCGCTAGAACGCCTTCCGGCTTTCCAGCAGCAGCGTCACCGGGCCGTCGTTTACCAGTTCCACTTGCATCATCGCCCGGAAGCGGCCGGTATCGACCGCGATGCCTTGGGCGCGGACTTGCTGGACGAAGTATTCGTAGAGCCGCTCGGCGAGTTC
This genomic interval from Planctomycetia bacterium contains the following:
- a CDS encoding CvpA family protein, producing MQAYDIAMLVVFLGTAAWGYMKGLAWQVASIASFVASYFVAMAFRGLLAPLLPGEPPLNNMLAMLILFVVTSLGVWVGFRFITEGIEKLKLKSFDRQIGALVGAGKGVLYCVAITLFAATLLEKQRESIVSSRSGYYVSRVLIQADPLLPDGVKETIEPYVAKLDGVSPPPDSSGGLLEQEAGKLADQLFDSTKGEFSKRFDALRGDVQESVDDSGEQVRNAWDNAADDAEEDLEMVDVKPPTAPRQR
- a CDS encoding metal-dependent hydrolase produces the protein MAGFKTHITVSSTLGVGYGLGAFLLYGVPPSSCVLAGTLCSLSGMLPDLDSDSGTPLRESISFAAATLPMLLIERFHDLEWTPETMALVGAGIYAVVRFGLAKIVKKLTVHRGMFHSIPAAFIAAEVFYLIASANEPAIRLYKAGGVFAGFMSHLILDEIWSVSFWGGVPRLKSSFGTAVKFIGDGFLPNLATYAQLIALTYFVLQDSQVIDQLQQRNIAKPTPKREAAEQFAEEVWRRVVR